A single genomic interval of Picosynechococcus sp. PCC 7003 harbors:
- the glmM gene encoding phosphoglucosamine mutase, producing the protein MLANYPPQALRCDLPAGSLFGTDGIRGKAGDLLTAPFALQVGYWAGQVLQETAARRAPVIIGQDSRNSSDMLAMAIAAGLTASGLEVWHVGLCPTPCVSHLARSTDAIGGIMISASHNPPEDNGIKFFSDAGTKLLKDLSAKIEAGLRGDRPENILLQTNNCGSYQHQKELTQQYRDAVFATLPQGLSLDGLKVVLDLAWGASVHLAPELFQALGADVIALHHQPDGNKINVNCGSTHIDHLQAAVQFHNADLGFAFDGDADRVIAVDNTGRIVDGDYTLYLWGKQLQAAGELPENLIVGTVMANLGFERAWEKLGGQLLRTPVGDQHVQAAMWQTGAMLGGEQSGHILCHHHSVSGDGIQTALHLAALVQEAGVPLSELIDQSFQTYPQLLKNVRVEDRDRRLNWQNCDVLQAEIDKAETAMGDKGRVLVRASGTEPVIRVMVEAEEQYLAEYWTQHLVNVVQIHLG; encoded by the coding sequence ATGTTGGCGAACTATCCGCCCCAAGCCCTACGGTGTGATTTGCCCGCAGGTTCATTATTTGGGACTGACGGGATTCGGGGTAAAGCAGGCGATCTGCTTACGGCTCCCTTTGCGCTCCAAGTTGGCTACTGGGCTGGACAAGTGCTCCAGGAAACTGCCGCCCGGCGTGCCCCCGTGATCATTGGGCAAGATTCTCGCAACTCCAGTGATATGTTAGCGATGGCGATCGCCGCTGGTTTAACTGCTTCTGGGTTAGAAGTCTGGCATGTGGGCCTTTGTCCGACCCCCTGTGTTTCTCACCTCGCCCGCAGCACAGACGCCATTGGGGGAATTATGATTTCCGCCAGCCACAATCCCCCCGAAGATAATGGCATTAAGTTTTTTAGTGACGCTGGGACAAAACTCCTCAAGGATCTCAGTGCCAAGATTGAAGCGGGTCTGCGGGGCGATCGCCCAGAGAATATTTTGTTGCAAACCAATAACTGTGGCTCTTACCAACACCAAAAAGAACTGACCCAGCAATACCGGGATGCCGTTTTCGCGACGCTGCCCCAAGGTTTATCCCTCGATGGTCTCAAGGTGGTACTCGATTTGGCCTGGGGTGCTTCTGTGCATTTGGCCCCTGAACTCTTCCAAGCCCTCGGTGCAGACGTAATCGCCCTACACCACCAACCGGATGGAAACAAGATTAATGTTAACTGCGGTTCTACTCACATCGATCACCTCCAAGCCGCTGTGCAATTCCACAACGCGGATCTCGGCTTTGCCTTTGATGGGGACGCAGATCGCGTAATTGCTGTAGATAACACAGGCCGCATTGTTGATGGGGACTACACTCTCTATCTCTGGGGTAAGCAACTCCAGGCCGCGGGTGAACTGCCGGAAAATTTGATCGTCGGTACGGTCATGGCGAACCTCGGCTTTGAGCGGGCCTGGGAAAAATTAGGTGGTCAACTCCTCCGTACTCCTGTGGGAGATCAACACGTCCAAGCGGCAATGTGGCAGACAGGCGCAATGCTCGGTGGTGAACAGTCGGGCCATATCCTGTGCCACCACCACAGCGTTTCTGGGGATGGCATCCAAACAGCGCTCCACTTAGCGGCCCTTGTGCAGGAAGCGGGCGTTCCCCTCAGTGAATTGATTGACCAGAGTTTCCAGACCTATCCTCAACTGCTCAAAAATGTGCGGGTCGAAGATCGCGATCGCCGTTTAAATTGGCAGAACTGTGATGTGCTCCAAGCGGAAATTGATAAAGCCGAAACCGCCATGGGCGATAAAGGACGGGTGCTAGTGCGGGCTTCGGGGACAGAGCCTGTCATTCGGGTGATGGTTGAGGCCGAGGAACAGTATCTTGCGGAATATTGGACGCAACACTTGGTCAATGTGGTGCAAATCCATTTGGGCTAG